One genomic segment of Chromatiaceae bacterium includes these proteins:
- a CDS encoding cytochrome P460 family protein — translation MKLNKQIKLGNNSKSTFRTRRGLVATLVAAIGFGGAVVGDTFAGSMSSWGPKWTRNGELHLPNDYHSWVFLGSPLTPHALNDGKAGFPEYHNVYIHPEAFKAYRKTGVFPEGTVLLKELQLTMPGTNDDGSRVEASGRGFFPAARNGIDISVKDSKRFKDTNGWGFFNFGHHAPPYAKTAVAASKEACAGCHIANAEDMVFTKFYSPILDAK, via the coding sequence ATGAAACTCAACAAGCAGATCAAACTTGGTAACAATTCGAAGTCAACCTTCCGCACGCGGCGCGGTCTCGTGGCAACGCTGGTCGCGGCAATCGGATTCGGCGGCGCCGTCGTTGGCGATACATTCGCCGGGTCGATGTCGTCCTGGGGTCCGAAGTGGACCAGGAACGGCGAGCTGCATCTGCCCAACGACTACCACAGCTGGGTCTTTCTGGGCTCACCGCTGACGCCCCATGCGTTGAATGATGGCAAGGCAGGGTTCCCCGAGTACCACAATGTCTACATCCACCCGGAGGCGTTCAAGGCCTACCGCAAGACCGGCGTGTTCCCGGAGGGCACCGTGTTGCTCAAGGAGCTGCAGCTGACGATGCCTGGAACGAATGACGACGGCTCGCGCGTTGAGGCCTCGGGCCGGGGCTTCTTCCCGGCGGCGCGCAACGGTATCGATATCTCGGTGAAAGACAGCAAGCGCTTCAAGGACACCAACGGATGGGGCTTCTTCAACTTCGGCCACCATGCGCCGCCGTACGCGAAGACCGCGGTCGCTGCGTCGAAAGAGGCATGTGCCGGCTGCCATATCGCCAACGCCGAGGACATGGTGTTCACGAAGTTCTATTCGCCGATCCTGGACGCGAAGTAG
- a CDS encoding carboxymuconolactone decarboxylase family protein: MPRINPIDPNAADVKTTATLNAVHRKLGVLPNIFTTFAQSPAALYGYVQLGDCLAHGRLTARQREQVALVVAQENACQYCLSAHAAIGQGAGLSEDDIERARTGGAINAADNLITQFALKVTRSRGEISDAELAAARQGGLDDGLIVEIIANVALNVMTNYLNKVAGTEIDFPVIELQTAA; encoded by the coding sequence ATGCCCAGGATTAACCCGATCGACCCCAATGCGGCCGACGTAAAGACGACCGCGACACTCAACGCGGTGCACAGGAAGCTCGGTGTGCTGCCGAACATTTTCACCACGTTCGCGCAGTCGCCGGCCGCACTCTACGGCTATGTGCAACTCGGCGATTGCCTGGCCCATGGCCGCCTCACCGCCCGCCAGCGTGAACAGGTCGCATTGGTGGTCGCGCAGGAAAACGCCTGCCAGTACTGCCTGAGTGCGCATGCCGCGATCGGGCAGGGAGCCGGGCTCAGCGAGGACGACATCGAGCGTGCGCGCACGGGTGGCGCGATCAACGCAGCGGACAACCTGATCACACAGTTCGCGCTGAAGGTGACGCGCTCGCGGGGGGAGATCAGTGATGCCGAACTCGCCGCTGCGCGCCAGGGCGGCCTCGATGACGGTCTGATCGTCGAGATCATCGCCAACGTCGCGCTCAACGTGATGACCAACTACCTGAACAAGGTTGCCGGCACCGAGATCGACTTCCCGGTGATCGAGCTGCAGACGGCCGCGTGA
- a CDS encoding AraC family transcriptional regulator, producing MQDRLVSLLNWFELRARVFQAGPLCRSATFDARGGLGYIHVLRGGRMRIETAGRPAMLLDEPSLVFYMSPTSHRLNPKGDGAELVCASFEFGSGLRNPLVVALPETVTIALADLPNLSATTEVLFREASEQHCGRQAILDRMSEVLIIQLLRELMDQGRIQSGLLAGLSNPRLVKAINAIHANPRRTWTLEELAALANMSRARFAVHFRETVGSTPMAYLGEWRLSVARSLLRGGKSVQSVADEVGYGSASALSRAFAAQTGMSPTEWRQGQS from the coding sequence ATGCAAGACAGGCTGGTATCGCTGCTCAACTGGTTCGAACTGCGCGCGCGCGTGTTTCAGGCCGGCCCACTGTGCCGTTCGGCCACCTTCGATGCCCGCGGCGGGCTCGGTTACATCCATGTGCTGCGCGGCGGCCGTATGCGCATCGAAACGGCCGGGCGCCCAGCCATGCTGCTCGACGAACCGAGCCTGGTGTTCTACATGTCGCCGACCAGCCATCGGCTGAATCCTAAGGGTGACGGCGCCGAACTCGTCTGTGCGTCATTCGAGTTCGGCTCCGGCCTACGCAACCCCTTGGTCGTGGCGCTGCCGGAGACAGTGACGATTGCATTGGCCGACCTGCCGAATCTCTCCGCAACCACCGAGGTACTGTTCAGGGAGGCCTCGGAACAACACTGCGGTCGCCAGGCGATCCTCGACCGCATGTCGGAAGTGTTGATCATCCAGCTGCTGCGCGAGCTGATGGACCAGGGCCGGATCCAGTCGGGCCTGCTCGCCGGGCTGTCGAACCCGCGCCTCGTCAAGGCGATCAACGCCATCCATGCCAACCCGCGCAGGACCTGGACGCTCGAGGAGTTGGCTGCGCTCGCCAACATGTCGCGCGCACGCTTCGCGGTCCACTTCCGCGAGACCGTCGGCAGCACGCCAATGGCCTACCTCGGCGAATGGCGGCTCAGCGTCGCGCGCTCACTGCTGCGCGGGGGCAAGAGCGTACAGTCTGTCGCCGACGAGGTCGGCTATGGCAGTGCCAGCGCGCTGTCGCGTGCTTTCGCGGCACAGACCGGGATGTCGCCGACCGAATGGCGGCAGGGGCAGAGTTGA
- a CDS encoding DUF488 family protein: protein MAGAIRCRRIYEAPKPDDGLRVLVERLWPRGVRKADAAIHLWMKDVAPSPALRQWFGHRPARWGEFQQCYRNELAANTGPIDELLQLAAERDLTLVYAARDEPGNSAQVLRDYLQLRLGNR, encoded by the coding sequence ATGGCCGGAGCAATCCGCTGCAGACGGATCTACGAAGCACCCAAGCCGGACGACGGGCTGCGAGTCCTGGTCGAACGGCTGTGGCCACGTGGCGTCCGCAAAGCCGATGCGGCGATCCACCTTTGGATGAAGGACGTCGCGCCGTCGCCCGCACTGCGCCAGTGGTTCGGCCATCGGCCAGCCCGATGGGGAGAATTCCAACAATGCTACCGGAACGAGTTGGCCGCCAACACCGGACCGATCGACGAATTGCTGCAGCTCGCCGCCGAACGCGATCTGACGCTGGTCTATGCCGCGCGCGATGAACCGGGCAACAGCGCCCAGGTGCTGCGCGACTACCTGCAGCTGCGTCTTGGCAACCGCTGA
- a CDS encoding AAA family ATPase codes for MNHAKDECSAFSSEKESFRCGDRIVYRAVRLDDGAPVVLQLYEGQEPIQAVQEEVELLSGIHPASILPPLAITKFKGTNSLVLQDPGGEFLSMQLPNGPMKIDAFLDLAIATAQSLSKVHEAGIVHRAIRPDTLFVESSGDRVRLTSFRNATVLPRSSQRLLPQQFGDGSLPYLAPEQTGRVNRQVDRRADIYAVGVVLYRLLTGTLPFGSDHPLDVIHGHMAREPLAPTELNASVPQPISAIVMKLLQKNAEDRYRSAHGMLADLVRCREHFKNTGRIEPFRLAEHDLVEHLEIPEKLYGRGQAIEQLVAAFERVRRGSVELLTVTGYAGIGKTSLVLALQEPVLAAKGYFASGKFDQLARDEPYSALIQALTDLVRQLLTEDDATIGVWRESILKALGENAQVVLDVIPDLIYVVGPQPPAPKLGPTENRNRLELQFQRLFTVLGAHVHPLVLFLDDLQWADSASLSLIVSLLVHAEPECFLLVGAYRDNEVPPHHPLQLTFRALQDAGAPMSQCVLGPLELGEISKMLVDTLHHPTNRVHSLALLVHEKTLGNPFFARTFVESAFTDGLLQFDKQKGWRWDADKIRHAQPTDNVIDLLASTIGRLPTKSREVMELAACMGNRFNVQTLSTIAEADPKLIRRWLVSPLNKGLIEAALSSDFAFCHDRIQEAAYRLIAADQRDQLHLHIGTLLLQQVEGDPSGELLFDITDHLNHALNLVEDRKQRHLIARLNLNAANCARRSAAFEAALRYYDHGIQWLSDDDWTTDYHLSFTLFLGRAEAAFLCGQAGVAESDTRALLERATTSLERGEVYALKMIQYENSGRFVESVAAGKSALSLFGIEFPSDQALAMQTIDAALADIQQALADRATSELIELPSMEDPESRMSMRLLMTLWPSAYIAGDKALTVLIAARMVSLSLKYGNSPESAYGYVTHAITLGAVKRNYSAAYAYGRLALEINRKFDDLRSRAKINHMFSCYIGFWCRPIDESFAYSREAYNTGVESGDFVYAAYGCFHESWHALFAGMNLCEYEKDYGDKLGFLERAGNRSFRDAHQLMLQWGKSIQGKTHSPGELVSVQFDESLYLSLYRESEFFVAFHHIAKLHLLYLFGDYSGARDMADQAQSVALGIRGMIWDAWLCLYRGLTITAWHAENGTVNELEREQLRQSIELMELWAKNSPRNFAHHHRLLLAEQARLTGDVSGAIDCYEAAISAATEATFVHDQALAKERYALFWLARGNTRLARFYLTDAIADYAQWGADAKVHQLTRRYATTIGRQAPIRSRNDSPHETDSIDSMAIVGATLALSDELDSERVAEVLLDLLVRTVGAQRAVLFRVEEQRIVPALEATTEFGRTVIDSEELGSWRGQVAEKAVNYVNHTRRSLLTGDAIHDERLTADPYVMERQVRSIICTPMLNQSELQGLLYIENRLTLDSFTDGDLRISEILANQAAVSLKNSRLFDHLQREARRRENAEARLREVAKGTAGAVGERLFKELVRHLSQAMQVRIAFVTECLPDDRERVRALAFIDNGELIDDVEYDLDGTPCREVIDGNVCFYPSHLDKEYPKEKGLDSYLGVPMRASDGTIIGHLAVVDDKPLSRSPDDVSLLQIFATRAGTELERQKAQRAAEESQRILAERERLASLGEFASMITHEIRSPLSTIEMAFDYLRGISLPEKAIRRLDLASMESQRLQTLLNEILLFAKPQVLVRKHVDMDVLIRECLATVEPSLDRQSTETKYRCLADDPEFDGDVDKLKQMLINLVTNARQAAEDDQLVTVELTDDNPEMLQISVRNPGRIADDALSKLAEPFFTTKAQGTGLGLAIVKRIVDAHDGVLEIANEHQPENVRVTVTLPRSGG; via the coding sequence ATGAACCACGCCAAGGATGAATGCTCCGCATTTTCGAGTGAGAAGGAGTCGTTTCGATGTGGAGACCGCATCGTCTATCGCGCGGTTCGTCTGGATGATGGTGCGCCGGTCGTTCTTCAATTGTACGAAGGCCAAGAGCCAATACAGGCCGTGCAGGAAGAGGTCGAACTGTTGAGCGGGATCCATCCCGCATCGATCCTTCCGCCGTTGGCAATCACCAAATTCAAGGGCACGAACTCTCTCGTTCTGCAGGATCCGGGCGGTGAATTCCTGAGCATGCAATTGCCGAACGGGCCGATGAAGATCGACGCCTTCTTGGATCTGGCGATTGCGACAGCGCAAAGCCTGAGCAAGGTACATGAGGCTGGAATCGTGCATCGTGCAATTCGACCGGACACGCTGTTTGTCGAGTCCAGCGGCGACCGAGTGCGTTTGACCAGCTTTCGCAATGCCACGGTGCTGCCTCGGTCTTCTCAACGTCTCCTACCACAACAATTCGGTGATGGTTCATTGCCATATCTGGCACCAGAACAGACTGGTCGCGTCAATCGGCAGGTCGACCGGCGGGCCGACATTTACGCCGTAGGGGTAGTGCTATATCGCTTGCTCACTGGGACACTCCCCTTCGGCAGCGACCACCCGCTGGATGTGATCCACGGTCACATGGCGCGGGAGCCGCTCGCGCCGACTGAACTCAACGCGTCAGTTCCACAACCCATCTCCGCAATAGTGATGAAGCTTCTTCAGAAGAACGCGGAGGACCGCTATCGCAGCGCCCACGGGATGCTCGCCGACCTGGTACGTTGCAGGGAGCACTTCAAAAACACCGGCCGCATCGAACCCTTCCGATTGGCCGAGCACGACTTGGTCGAGCATCTCGAAATCCCTGAAAAGTTGTATGGAAGAGGACAGGCGATCGAGCAACTCGTCGCAGCGTTCGAGCGCGTCCGTCGAGGCAGCGTCGAACTTCTGACCGTTACCGGTTATGCCGGCATAGGGAAAACATCGCTTGTACTGGCGTTGCAAGAACCTGTCCTTGCAGCCAAAGGATACTTCGCGTCGGGGAAGTTCGATCAGCTGGCGCGCGACGAACCCTATTCCGCGCTGATCCAGGCACTGACTGATCTGGTCAGGCAACTGCTGACGGAAGACGATGCCACCATTGGCGTCTGGCGCGAAAGCATCCTAAAGGCGCTTGGCGAGAATGCCCAGGTGGTGCTCGACGTGATCCCAGACCTGATCTATGTCGTGGGACCACAACCACCGGCACCAAAACTCGGGCCCACGGAAAACCGGAACCGTCTCGAACTACAGTTTCAACGGCTGTTCACTGTGCTCGGTGCACACGTTCATCCGCTCGTGCTGTTTCTGGACGACCTGCAATGGGCAGACAGTGCAAGTCTTTCACTCATTGTTTCGCTACTGGTACATGCTGAACCTGAATGCTTCCTGCTGGTGGGCGCTTACCGGGACAACGAGGTACCGCCCCATCATCCACTGCAATTGACATTTAGGGCTTTGCAGGATGCTGGTGCACCTATGTCTCAGTGCGTACTCGGCCCATTGGAACTCGGTGAAATCAGCAAGATGCTGGTCGATACATTGCATCATCCTACCAATAGGGTTCATTCTCTTGCTTTGCTCGTGCACGAAAAAACGCTCGGCAATCCATTCTTTGCCCGGACTTTTGTCGAGAGCGCCTTCACTGACGGTCTGCTTCAATTCGATAAACAGAAAGGTTGGCGCTGGGACGCTGACAAGATCCGCCATGCCCAACCGACGGACAACGTGATCGACCTACTCGCCTCGACAATCGGCAGATTGCCCACGAAGTCTCGCGAAGTCATGGAGCTAGCCGCCTGCATGGGAAACCGCTTCAATGTCCAAACGCTATCCACCATTGCCGAGGCCGATCCCAAACTGATTCGCCGATGGTTGGTTTCTCCGTTGAACAAAGGCCTGATCGAGGCCGCACTAAGTAGCGACTTCGCGTTTTGCCATGACCGCATCCAGGAAGCGGCCTACCGCCTGATTGCAGCTGATCAACGCGATCAACTCCATCTCCATATCGGCACTTTGTTGTTGCAACAGGTGGAAGGAGACCCGTCGGGCGAACTTCTCTTCGACATCACAGACCACCTGAACCATGCGCTGAACCTTGTTGAAGACCGCAAGCAACGCCACCTTATCGCCCGGCTCAATCTCAATGCGGCGAACTGCGCTCGCAGATCCGCCGCCTTTGAAGCCGCACTACGCTACTACGACCATGGCATTCAGTGGCTTTCCGATGACGACTGGACCACGGACTACCACCTCAGTTTCACTTTGTTTCTCGGCAGAGCTGAGGCCGCTTTTCTCTGCGGACAAGCGGGAGTCGCTGAATCTGATACCAGAGCGTTGTTGGAAAGGGCAACGACCAGCCTGGAACGCGGCGAGGTCTATGCGCTGAAAATGATCCAGTATGAAAACAGCGGACGATTCGTTGAATCTGTCGCGGCAGGCAAGTCTGCTCTCTCCCTCTTCGGCATCGAATTTCCCTCCGACCAGGCTCTGGCAATGCAGACAATCGACGCAGCCCTCGCTGATATCCAGCAGGCGCTTGCGGATCGCGCGACTTCGGAACTGATCGAACTTCCGTCAATGGAAGATCCAGAATCACGCATGAGCATGCGCCTGCTGATGACGCTATGGCCATCTGCCTACATCGCCGGCGACAAGGCTCTGACGGTCCTCATCGCCGCTCGAATGGTGTCGCTATCCCTGAAGTACGGCAACTCGCCGGAATCGGCATACGGATATGTCACCCACGCAATAACGCTCGGCGCAGTGAAACGAAACTACAGTGCAGCCTATGCATACGGCCGACTCGCCCTCGAAATCAACCGGAAATTCGATGATCTCCGCTCACGAGCAAAGATCAATCATATGTTTAGTTGCTACATCGGGTTCTGGTGTCGTCCTATTGACGAGAGCTTCGCCTACTCGCGAGAAGCATATAACACAGGCGTCGAATCAGGCGATTTCGTTTACGCGGCGTATGGCTGTTTTCACGAAAGCTGGCATGCGCTCTTCGCCGGAATGAACCTGTGCGAATATGAAAAAGACTACGGCGACAAGCTCGGGTTCCTCGAACGCGCGGGAAACCGAAGCTTTCGCGATGCGCATCAGTTGATGCTGCAATGGGGAAAAAGCATCCAGGGGAAGACCCACTCACCAGGCGAACTGGTCAGTGTGCAGTTCGACGAATCTTTGTACCTTAGCCTGTATCGCGAGTCCGAGTTCTTCGTTGCTTTCCACCACATCGCAAAGCTTCACCTGCTTTACCTGTTCGGCGACTACAGCGGCGCACGCGACATGGCCGACCAAGCGCAGTCGGTCGCGCTTGGTATCCGCGGGATGATTTGGGACGCGTGGTTATGCCTGTATCGCGGACTGACTATCACCGCGTGGCACGCTGAGAACGGCACAGTAAACGAGCTTGAAAGAGAGCAACTCCGCCAATCCATCGAACTGATGGAGCTCTGGGCAAAAAACAGCCCGCGGAATTTCGCTCATCATCACCGCCTACTCCTAGCTGAACAAGCGCGCCTCACGGGTGACGTTTCCGGAGCGATCGACTGCTACGAGGCGGCGATCTCTGCCGCTACCGAGGCTACTTTCGTCCACGACCAAGCGCTGGCGAAAGAGCGCTACGCGTTGTTCTGGTTGGCAAGGGGCAACACTCGTCTTGCGCGATTTTACCTGACCGACGCCATCGCCGATTACGCGCAATGGGGCGCAGATGCGAAGGTGCACCAGCTCACCAGGCGCTACGCCACGACAATCGGACGCCAGGCGCCGATCAGGTCGCGTAACGATTCCCCCCACGAGACAGATTCAATCGACAGCATGGCAATCGTCGGTGCAACGCTTGCCTTGTCCGATGAACTTGACTCCGAGCGGGTCGCTGAGGTTCTGTTGGATCTCCTGGTACGGACCGTGGGGGCTCAGCGTGCCGTATTGTTTCGCGTCGAAGAACAGCGGATTGTGCCAGCGCTGGAGGCCACAACGGAATTCGGACGCACCGTTATCGATTCTGAAGAGCTTGGTAGCTGGCGCGGCCAAGTCGCGGAGAAGGCGGTAAATTACGTAAACCATACGCGTCGCAGTCTGCTTACCGGTGATGCAATCCACGATGAGCGCCTGACAGCAGACCCGTACGTGATGGAGCGTCAGGTACGATCGATCATCTGTACGCCGATGCTCAATCAATCCGAGCTACAGGGGCTGCTTTACATTGAGAACAGACTTACACTCGACTCCTTTACAGACGGCGACCTTCGCATTTCAGAGATTCTCGCCAACCAAGCGGCGGTATCGCTGAAAAACAGCCGCCTGTTTGATCACCTGCAGCGCGAGGCCCGTCGGCGAGAAAACGCCGAAGCACGGCTACGCGAAGTAGCGAAAGGTACAGCAGGTGCCGTCGGTGAACGCTTGTTCAAGGAACTGGTTCGGCACCTCAGCCAAGCGATGCAGGTTCGTATCGCTTTCGTCACGGAGTGCCTGCCTGATGACCGCGAACGGGTGCGTGCACTCGCGTTCATCGACAACGGGGAGTTAATCGATGACGTCGAGTACGATCTCGACGGGACGCCGTGTCGCGAGGTGATCGACGGCAACGTCTGCTTCTACCCCTCGCACCTGGACAAGGAGTACCCCAAGGAGAAGGGCCTGGATTCATACCTTGGCGTACCCATGCGCGCATCCGACGGGACTATCATTGGGCACCTTGCCGTCGTTGACGACAAACCACTGTCGCGAAGCCCCGATGATGTATCACTACTGCAGATCTTTGCGACCCGAGCGGGTACGGAGCTGGAAAGACAGAAGGCGCAGAGAGCTGCCGAGGAGTCGCAACGCATCCTCGCCGAGCGTGAGCGTCTCGCGTCGCTCGGGGAGTTCGCCTCAATGATCACCCACGAGATCCGTTCACCTCTTTCCACGATCGAAATGGCGTTTGACTATCTGCGCGGCATATCTCTTCCTGAAAAAGCAATACGTCGACTCGATCTGGCATCGATGGAAAGCCAACGTCTACAAACTTTGCTCAACGAAATACTGTTGTTTGCCAAGCCCCAGGTGCTTGTACGGAAGCACGTCGATATGGATGTGTTGATTCGCGAATGCCTCGCCACTGTCGAACCGTCGTTGGACCGACAGTCCACGGAGACCAAATACCGATGCCTTGCAGATGATCCCGAATTCGACGGTGACGTCGACAAGCTGAAACAGATGCTGATCAACCTGGTCACGAATGCCCGCCAAGCCGCGGAGGATGATCAACTGGTTACCGTAGAGCTGACCGATGACAATCCTGAGATGCTGCAGATATCGGTGCGCAATCCAGGCCGTATCGCGGATGATGCGTTATCCAAGTTGGCCGAACCTTTCTTCACGACGAAGGCGCAGGGAACGGGGCTCGGCCTGGCCATCGTCAAGCGAATTGTGGATGCGCACGACGGCGTACTCGAAATCGCGAATGAACACCAACCTGAGAATGTTCGCGTCACTGTTACTCTGCCGCGTAGTGGGGGATGA
- a CDS encoding FMN-binding glutamate synthase family protein, which produces MELMSQETQDFLLTALEVMAAAFILAVGAVALWAVIAYVVDVSQTKQAIRRNYPVIGRFRYLFEKLGEFFRQYFFAMDREELPFNRAQRSWIYRAAKNIDNTVAFGSTRNIAAVGQVMFANCPFPTLGEDAVPAQPVTIGANTRHPYTTASLFNVSGMSYGAISKPAVQALGQGASKAGCWMNTGEGGLSPYHLESGADVVFQIGTAKNGVRDLDGNLNDDRLREVAAHPQVRMFELKLSQGAKPGKGGILPGAKVTAEIAGIRGIREGEDAISPNRHHDITNNMDLLDVINHVREASGKPVGFKTVIGSYGWLDELFLEIQKRGSESAPDFITVDSADGGTGAAPMPLIDDMGLPLRESLPVLIDKLGQYGLRERVKVIASGKLVTPADVAWALCMGADFVCSARGFMFALGCIQALQCNKNTCPTGITTHDPKLQKGLHPPTKAQRVADYVKNMNYEVGVIAHSCGVRHPRELRRFHARVVQSDGMTRSLDELFPPVQAHSN; this is translated from the coding sequence ATGGAACTGATGTCGCAAGAGACCCAAGATTTTCTGTTGACGGCATTGGAGGTGATGGCCGCGGCCTTCATCCTGGCTGTCGGTGCTGTCGCCTTGTGGGCAGTGATAGCGTATGTCGTCGATGTTTCGCAGACGAAACAGGCCATCCGCCGCAATTATCCCGTCATTGGCCGTTTTCGATACTTGTTTGAGAAACTCGGCGAATTCTTTCGCCAGTACTTCTTTGCGATGGACAGAGAGGAGCTGCCGTTCAATCGAGCGCAGCGCTCTTGGATCTACCGTGCGGCAAAGAACATTGACAATACCGTCGCGTTTGGGTCGACGCGGAATATCGCTGCGGTGGGCCAGGTGATGTTTGCGAACTGCCCGTTTCCGACATTGGGAGAGGATGCCGTACCGGCTCAGCCGGTGACGATCGGTGCGAATACGAGGCACCCCTATACCACTGCTTCCTTGTTCAACGTATCGGGTATGAGCTACGGGGCCATCTCAAAGCCAGCTGTTCAGGCGTTGGGGCAGGGGGCGTCCAAGGCAGGCTGCTGGATGAATACCGGGGAAGGGGGGCTGTCGCCATATCACCTGGAATCCGGTGCCGACGTCGTGTTCCAGATCGGTACTGCCAAGAACGGTGTCCGCGACCTTGACGGTAACTTGAATGATGACAGACTGCGTGAAGTAGCAGCGCATCCACAGGTTCGCATGTTCGAGCTGAAGCTGAGCCAGGGAGCCAAGCCGGGCAAAGGTGGGATTCTGCCCGGCGCCAAGGTGACAGCAGAGATCGCCGGGATTCGGGGCATTCGGGAAGGGGAAGACGCGATCAGCCCAAATCGCCATCACGATATAACCAACAATATGGATTTGCTGGACGTGATCAATCATGTCCGTGAAGCGAGTGGTAAGCCTGTTGGATTCAAGACCGTCATCGGTTCATATGGATGGCTCGACGAACTTTTCTTGGAAATACAAAAACGGGGGTCTGAGAGCGCACCGGACTTCATCACCGTCGACAGCGCGGACGGTGGAACGGGCGCTGCGCCCATGCCGCTGATCGATGATATGGGCTTGCCGCTGCGAGAAAGTCTGCCAGTGCTGATCGACAAGCTTGGACAGTACGGCCTGCGTGAACGCGTGAAAGTGATTGCGTCGGGCAAGCTGGTTACCCCGGCGGATGTTGCATGGGCATTGTGCATGGGTGCCGATTTCGTCTGCTCAGCCCGTGGGTTCATGTTTGCCCTGGGTTGTATTCAAGCCTTGCAGTGCAATAAGAACACCTGCCCAACTGGCATCACGACCCACGATCCCAAGTTGCAGAAAGGTCTTCATCCGCCGACGAAAGCTCAGCGTGTCGCAGACTATGTAAAGAATATGAACTACGAGGTGGGTGTCATCGCGCACTCATGTGGCGTTCGCCATCCACGCGAGCTGCGGCGTTTTCACGCCCGCGTCGTACAGTCGGATGGAATGACGCGATCGCTCGACGAATTGTTTCCGCCGGTTCAGGCACACTCGAACTGA
- a CDS encoding aldehyde dehydrogenase family protein: MPNLICNALAEPVPAVDLLPVTNPYNGRELARVERADSQGVESALRTADSLHRDRRKWLPAHARIAVLRRAAELMSARFEELARTAAAEGGKPLQDSCAEVMRAIDAVRNCAELVRNHAGCEIPMGVTAASEGRLAFTTYEPRGPVVAISAFNHPLNLIVHQVAPAVAAGCPVIVKPAEDTPLSCFRFIALLHEAGLPAGWAQAVMTDLVATSERLVTDPRVALFSFIGSSRVGWHLHSKLAPGTRCALEHGGAAPVLVDKTADLERIVPMLAKGGFYHAGQVCVSVQRVFVDRALVGELADRLVAAAQTQRVGDPMDEHVDIGPLIRPGEVERVHAWVREACDAGARLLTGGEPVSTSCYQPTVLLDPPDHAKVSRQEIFGPVVCVYAYDELDDAIARANALPFAFQGAVFSRDLDTALRVASHLDASAVMVNDHTAFRTDWMPFAGLRQSGLGIGGIPHSFNDMRVEKMLVFNSPALAAGQHRGG; the protein is encoded by the coding sequence ATGCCCAATCTGATCTGCAACGCACTTGCTGAACCAGTTCCTGCTGTCGATCTCCTACCTGTTACCAACCCGTATAACGGCAGAGAATTAGCGCGCGTCGAGCGTGCTGATTCGCAGGGTGTGGAGTCGGCCTTGAGAACCGCCGACAGCCTACATCGTGATCGTAGAAAGTGGCTTCCGGCGCACGCGCGAATAGCCGTGCTGCGGCGAGCGGCTGAGCTCATGAGTGCACGATTCGAAGAGCTGGCGAGGACGGCTGCCGCAGAAGGGGGCAAGCCGCTGCAGGATTCTTGCGCGGAGGTAATGCGCGCAATTGACGCCGTACGAAACTGCGCGGAACTAGTCAGGAATCACGCCGGCTGTGAGATTCCAATGGGTGTCACGGCGGCGTCCGAAGGTCGTTTGGCCTTCACGACGTACGAGCCGCGTGGGCCCGTCGTCGCGATCAGTGCTTTCAATCATCCGTTGAACCTGATCGTTCACCAAGTCGCCCCAGCCGTGGCGGCAGGCTGTCCTGTGATCGTGAAGCCGGCCGAGGATACGCCATTGTCGTGCTTCCGTTTTATCGCGCTGTTGCACGAAGCCGGACTGCCAGCGGGCTGGGCGCAGGCGGTAATGACCGATCTGGTCGCCACGTCGGAACGGCTGGTCACGGATCCGCGTGTGGCGCTTTTTTCCTTCATCGGGAGTTCGCGGGTCGGCTGGCATCTGCACTCGAAGCTCGCACCCGGGACGCGATGTGCGCTAGAGCACGGTGGCGCCGCCCCCGTTCTCGTCGACAAGACGGCGGACCTGGAACGGATCGTCCCAATGCTCGCCAAGGGTGGCTTCTATCATGCCGGCCAAGTGTGCGTGTCCGTTCAGCGGGTGTTTGTCGATCGAGCGCTGGTCGGGGAACTGGCCGACAGGCTTGTGGCTGCAGCACAAACGCAGCGAGTCGGGGATCCAATGGATGAACATGTCGACATCGGTCCCTTGATTCGGCCAGGTGAAGTGGAGCGGGTACATGCATGGGTTCGAGAAGCGTGTGATGCCGGCGCTCGGCTGTTGACTGGAGGGGAGCCCGTTTCGACGTCCTGCTATCAGCCCACCGTACTCCTGGATCCGCCCGATCATGCCAAGGTCAGCAGGCAAGAGATATTCGGGCCTGTTGTCTGTGTATATGCCTACGACGAACTGGACGACGCTATCGCCCGTGCCAATGCCCTGCCGTTCGCATTTCAAGGTGCCGTGTTCAGCCGTGATCTTGACACCGCGCTACGTGTCGCCTCCCACCTCGATGCTTCGGCGGTAATGGTGAACGACCATACAGCGTTTCGGACAGACTGGATGCCGTTCGCCGGTTTAAGGCAGTCGGGCCTGGGTATTGGGGGTATCCCACACAGCTTCAACGATATGCGTGTCGAAAAGATGCTGGTGTTCAACTCGCCAGCGCTTGCGGCTGGTCAACATCGCGGGGGTTGA